Proteins from a single region of Eretmochelys imbricata isolate rEreImb1 chromosome 20, rEreImb1.hap1, whole genome shotgun sequence:
- the LOC144277702 gene encoding C-type lectin lectoxin-Phi1-like translates to MQTAAGYQNDAIELSQTKRATMPHGRPDSMGSFDDNYERDYENVDPNQPPPQPQTQPQWQAKAEPAVSTLKAEEQRGCGRKSLGILYALVGVSLLLSTAAFLLMLLKWIPCCPHGWEEFQKKCYFFSLDKEPWDMAKRSCSRHSAELAVIGNQWEQAFLTVGINSVHHWIGLSNKEASWTWVDGSPVSYTSWSSGIPSVNNTQKHCIHLTGGVRGKWNNTECATHYNFVCERSGTFCV, encoded by the exons ATGCAAACAGCGGCCGGTTACCAGAACGATGCCATAGAGCTGTCGCAGACCAAAAGAGCCACGATGCCACACGGGAGGCCAG ATTCGATGGGCAGTTTTGACGACAACTACGAGAGGGATTATGAGAACGTTGATCCCAATCAGCCACCACCCCAGCCTCAGACACAGCCACAGTGGCAAGCAAAGGCAGAACCAG CTGTCTCCACCCTGAAGGCAGaggagcagagaggctgtgggagaaAGTCCTTGGGCATCCTTTATGCCCTGGTTggggtgtctctgctgctgtcgaCAGCTGCCTTCTTGCTCATGCTCCTGAAAT GGATCCCGTGCTGCCCACATGGCTGGGAGGAGTTCCAGAAGAAATGCTACTTCTTCTCCTTGGACAAGGAGCCCTGGGATATGGCCAAGAGATCGTGCAGCAGACACAGTGCAGAGCTAGCTGTCATCGGCAACCAGTGGGAGCAG GCCTTCCTGACAGTGGGGATCAATTCTGTTCACCACTGGATCGGCCTGAGCAACAAAGAAGCAAGCTGGACGTGGGTGGATGGCTCACCAGTATCATATAC ATCTTGGTCTTCAGGGATCCCCAGTGTTAATAACACTCAGAAACACTGCATCCATCTCACAGGGGGTGTCAGAGGCAAGTGGAACAACACAGAGTGTGCGACTCACTATAACTTCGTTTGTGAAAGATCTGGGACCTTTTGTGTGTAA